In one window of Micromonospora cathayae DNA:
- a CDS encoding sulfotransferase domain-containing protein, with protein MDTPITGRSIIISSGRCGSTLLSDLIAEEPETLSAQEFFMSVAPWARSADVISGPEYWEVLASPKAELSTLFRIGLPPKELHYPATGRWGDRMVELPRILAITLSKVSDDPDGLFDQLAARVPDFPEQSVARHHQDFLDLLARLTGRVRWVERSGGSSHVAPYLLKGFPEAKIVYLTRAWEPTAKSMSRHSSFQLIQLRIEFLGRCGLDPFRVQPGDEVPEEMVPYLPANLTAEALRERGQDLRRYLGLCAFMAAQAEQALTDHTPDHLLVMKYEELVADPVAELVRLGSFLEFAQPRQWAEAVADRVVDPSRPRQPVG; from the coding sequence ATGGACACCCCGATCACCGGTCGGTCGATCATCATCAGCAGTGGACGGTGCGGGTCGACGCTGCTGTCCGACCTGATCGCCGAGGAGCCGGAGACCCTCTCCGCCCAGGAGTTCTTCATGTCGGTCGCGCCCTGGGCGCGCAGCGCCGACGTGATCAGCGGGCCGGAGTACTGGGAGGTGCTGGCCAGCCCCAAGGCGGAGCTGTCCACCCTGTTCCGGATCGGGTTGCCGCCGAAGGAGCTGCACTACCCGGCCACCGGCCGGTGGGGGGACCGGATGGTCGAGCTGCCCCGCATCCTGGCGATCACCCTGTCCAAGGTCTCCGACGACCCGGACGGCCTGTTCGACCAGCTCGCCGCGCGGGTGCCCGACTTCCCCGAGCAGAGCGTGGCCCGGCACCACCAGGACTTCCTGGACCTGCTGGCCCGGCTCACCGGCCGGGTCCGCTGGGTGGAGCGGTCCGGCGGGTCGAGCCACGTCGCCCCGTACCTGCTCAAGGGCTTCCCCGAGGCGAAGATCGTGTACCTGACGCGGGCCTGGGAACCGACCGCGAAGTCGATGAGCCGGCACTCGTCCTTCCAGCTGATCCAGCTCCGGATCGAGTTCCTCGGCCGGTGCGGGCTCGACCCGTTCCGGGTGCAGCCCGGCGACGAGGTGCCCGAGGAGATGGTGCCGTACCTGCCGGCGAACCTGACCGCCGAGGCGTTGCGCGAGCGCGGCCAGGACCTGCGCCGCTACCTGGGGCTGTGCGCGTTCATGGCGGCCCAGGCCGAGCAGGCGCTGACCGACCACACCCCGGACCACCTGCTGGTCATGAAGTACGAGGAGCTGGTCGCCGACCCGGTCGCCGAACTGGTTCGGCTCGGCAGCTTCCTGGAGTTCGCGCAGCCGCGGCAGTGGGCCGAGGCGGTGGCCGACCGGGTCGTCGACCCGTCCCGGCCCCGGCAACCGGTCGGCTGA
- a CDS encoding ABC transporter permease: MTALDTPTPVRPTARPRPATGRVFLALLRRDLMVTGKELWVILIQVGMTPLFMLFVFSTILGGQGIVERSFANLFLPGVIALAALTTALQSTALPLVKEFGFTMEIEDRLLAPLPTGLVAVGKLVVATIRGLFAAVLMYPLGALVVGSAPWRLEGLPTALLVALLGAWVGGGIGMTLSTILPIQRINVTFSVIVTPIIWTGCIHYPWPRLESMRWFQIVTAFNPMTYVSEGVRGAMLPDVPHMPAWICVLVLAATAAATTWLSVRSFTRRAVQ, from the coding sequence GTGACCGCCCTCGACACCCCCACCCCGGTACGCCCGACGGCCCGACCCCGACCCGCCACCGGCCGGGTCTTCCTCGCCCTGCTCCGCCGCGACCTGATGGTCACCGGCAAGGAGCTGTGGGTCATCCTGATCCAGGTCGGGATGACCCCGCTGTTCATGCTCTTCGTGTTCAGCACCATCCTCGGCGGGCAGGGCATCGTCGAACGGTCGTTCGCCAACCTGTTCCTGCCCGGCGTGATCGCGCTGGCCGCCCTCACCACCGCGTTGCAGAGCACCGCCCTGCCGCTGGTGAAGGAGTTCGGCTTCACCATGGAGATCGAGGACCGGCTGCTCGCGCCGCTGCCCACCGGCCTGGTCGCGGTGGGCAAACTGGTGGTCGCCACCATCCGGGGCCTGTTCGCGGCGGTGCTGATGTACCCGCTCGGGGCGCTCGTCGTCGGGTCCGCGCCGTGGCGGCTGGAGGGACTGCCGACCGCGCTGCTGGTCGCGCTGCTCGGTGCCTGGGTCGGCGGCGGCATCGGCATGACCCTCTCCACCATCCTGCCGATCCAACGGATCAACGTGACCTTCTCGGTGATCGTCACCCCGATCATCTGGACCGGCTGCATCCACTACCCGTGGCCCCGGCTGGAGTCGATGCGCTGGTTCCAGATCGTGACCGCCTTCAACCCGATGACCTACGTGTCCGAGGGGGTACGCGGGGCGATGCTGCCCGACGTGCCGCACATGCCGGCCTGGATCTGCGTCCTGGTGCTCGCCGCCACGGCGGCGGCGACGACCTGGCTCAGCGTCCGGTCCTTCACCCGGCGGGCCGTCCAGTGA
- a CDS encoding acyl carrier protein produces MSATQAKVLADITTMVQAVLGDFVADQEITMDTTFREDLGMESIDVVSLAGRLQTRYGDTVNFAHFVAKLDLETVGDLTVGHLVTHIADAIDAKAAGPVEVAAR; encoded by the coding sequence ATGTCCGCGACGCAGGCCAAGGTCCTCGCCGACATCACCACGATGGTCCAGGCCGTGCTCGGTGACTTCGTCGCCGACCAGGAGATCACCATGGACACCACCTTCCGGGAGGACCTCGGAATGGAGAGCATCGACGTGGTCTCCCTGGCCGGTCGGCTCCAGACCCGGTACGGCGACACCGTCAACTTCGCGCACTTCGTCGCCAAGCTGGACCTGGAGACCGTCGGTGACCTGACCGTCGGGCACCTGGTCACCCACATCGCCGACGCGATCGACGCCAAGGCGGCGGGCCCGGTCGAGGTGGCCGCCCGGTGA
- a CDS encoding alpha/beta fold hydrolase: MLQANGITLHVQRLDPAPPSADRSAPTRTGPAGPPPDPGAAGVQQAGATGPQPVGPAGPLPTAVLIHGMASDTMASWYFTLAEPLAGAGFPVVLYDLRGHGRSERPATGYALDDFVDDLAALLDELGITGPLLLLGNSFGGTIAFGYAARHPERVAGIVAVESAPPIEDWMVRVKQRLNRVATRLPQEGAVAEIGMRRGRIAGRRAAETSRMLTTTSLAEELPASRLPAVDQLAAIGCPVLCLYGGRSAVVELAPAVRLLLPQTRTVVLPEEKHTVLIDQPNRVRGHVFGWLAAECGLPVEGGLPVDRGLAVDQPTTT; encoded by the coding sequence ATGCTCCAGGCGAACGGGATCACGCTGCACGTGCAGCGGCTCGACCCCGCCCCGCCGTCGGCCGACCGGTCCGCGCCGACGCGGACCGGGCCGGCCGGACCGCCGCCGGACCCGGGGGCGGCCGGGGTGCAGCAGGCCGGGGCGACCGGGCCGCAGCCCGTCGGGCCGGCCGGGCCGCTGCCGACCGCCGTGCTCATCCACGGCATGGCCTCCGACACCATGGCGAGCTGGTACTTCACGCTGGCCGAGCCGCTGGCCGGGGCCGGCTTCCCGGTGGTCCTGTACGACCTGCGCGGCCACGGTCGCAGCGAGCGGCCGGCCACCGGGTACGCCCTCGACGACTTCGTCGACGACCTGGCGGCCCTGCTCGACGAGCTGGGCATCACCGGTCCGCTGCTGCTGCTCGGCAACTCGTTCGGCGGCACCATCGCCTTCGGGTACGCGGCCCGGCACCCGGAGCGGGTCGCCGGCATCGTGGCCGTCGAGTCCGCCCCGCCCATCGAGGACTGGATGGTCCGGGTGAAGCAGCGGCTCAACCGGGTCGCCACCCGACTCCCGCAGGAGGGGGCGGTGGCCGAGATCGGCATGCGGCGGGGCCGGATCGCCGGCCGCCGCGCCGCCGAGACCAGCCGGATGCTGACCACCACCAGCCTCGCCGAGGAACTGCCGGCCAGCCGGCTGCCCGCGGTCGACCAACTGGCCGCGATCGGCTGCCCGGTGCTCTGCCTGTACGGCGGCCGGTCGGCGGTGGTCGAACTGGCCCCGGCGGTCCGGCTGCTGCTTCCACAGACCCGCACGGTCGTTCTCCCTGAGGAGAAGCACACCGTCCTGATCGACCAGCCCAACCGGGTACGCGGGCACGTCTTCGGGTGGCTGGCCGCCGAGTGCGGTCTGCCCGTCGAGGGCGGGCTCCCCGTCGACCGGGGGCTGGCCGTCGACCAGCCCACCACCACATGA
- a CDS encoding type I polyketide synthase, protein MSDVTTPDQQIAIVGMAALMPGAGDLESYWRNLVDGVDAITDVPEHRWDDEFYDPEQAHRADRMYCRRGGFVDEYATFEPLKFGVMPASVHEIEPDQLITLEVAAKAIDDAGGPDRLPSGERVGVILGRGGILSPAQARYAQRVRMSSQVISILRELVPDVDPARLEMLRKKFDERLGPYQPEGTIGLVPNLAASRVANRLNLRGPAYTLDAACASSLIAVDQGITELQNGRLDAVLAGGVHHVHDISFWSVFNQLRALSRQGEIRPFDANADGLLIGEGTGIVVLKRYADALRDGDRVYAVIRGSGVSSDGKSASMFNPAVSGQVLAIQRAWAAAGLDPTAPDAVGMLEAHGTGTPTGDAAELTTVGQTFGAYRGGPKPVIGSVKSMIGHTMPAAGIAGLIKSTLAVHRGMLLPTLHCDNPRAEMAGTRFAPITEARPWESDGPRRAAVNAFGFGGINAHVIIEQVADRSGVALPVTGLTGAGGKVVVDEPDQVLWLAAPTPAALTELLAADDVTVRRLGAERAQAAPGPVGAADRVRLGIVNPSDKLLTVARKTVARGQAWRGGRDIWFSPDPLLAGGGKLISVFPGLEAEFAPRTADLAAHFGLPDRPWSMADLGQHGAGLIEVGKMLHEALRRMRIEPDAVAGHSIGEWTAAAVSGQADGASMDEFLAAFSAESVKITGYVFAAVATAADQVTPLLGDFPGVVLSHDNAPAQCVVNGPETEVDRLVEVLRGRNVFCQKLPFESAFHTPIFGDGLRSIGDALGRLKVRPSNRPIWSGTLAGPFPDEPAEIQQVFIRHMMEPVWFRQTVAAMYDAGFRVFLQVGAGQLASLIDDNLRGKDHLAIPVNVAHRGGLNQLRRVATALWVEGGAPDLRVLDSTGGRTPAAKSTVGSGKRGPTIKLDLGGPLVRLGEDAAGMLGVSAAGAGPAAPAPAAPLAAQPAATAPVTGETGAALAALQQLAGHSRAAAELAALLRDTAQGTANVLAAAGGTAAPTRPGTTPPVRPGTAVPNRPGVPTARPATGVPTRPGVPAAPPVRPTAAGPVPPVRPATSPAAPVRPGTVPAAPVRPTAGPAVPAVPVRPVATPAARNVAAPAAVARPGAAPAREVGRVTLRVSIETMPYLLDHCFFVQPDDWPDVEDRWPVVPATALVQHMMDAAEQLLPGQRVIAVHDAKFNRWLIAEPAQDVEITVREAGDNRYTCAIGTYARATVEMAAGYPAPTEQPWTHDPATERPTTLPADEMYAERLMFHGPQFQGVTKIHAIGDMHVRGEVTAPVPPGALLDNALQVIGNWLITTQPVRTVALPVGLRNVQFFGPPPPPGRAFECVARVRSIDDGQLVADTQLSYQGRVWAQINGAVDRRFDSHPQARIAERFPEKYPMSLFQPEGWTMAFDCWTDLVTRGMAARGILGGAANAEYEKQPAKTRKQWMLGRIAAKDAVRSRLWEDGHTDIYPIELTVGNDPDGRPFVKARQGRGWRDCDVSLAHCQEIGVAIAKPRTPGEPVGGPGVGIDVAELGDLPAGCVLDPAETALLDSLAGRDAAARQLWSTRFRAAREAVGKAEGVGPAGGNRPIRVRSATDEASTVEVDGRTYRVGHREVDNPADLPPRRYVVAWTWGPEPATAPSP, encoded by the coding sequence GTGAGCGACGTGACGACGCCCGACCAGCAGATCGCGATCGTCGGCATGGCGGCGCTCATGCCCGGGGCCGGCGACCTGGAAAGCTACTGGCGCAACCTGGTCGACGGGGTGGACGCGATCACCGACGTCCCGGAGCACCGCTGGGACGACGAGTTCTACGACCCCGAGCAGGCCCACCGGGCGGACCGGATGTACTGCCGGCGGGGCGGCTTCGTGGACGAGTACGCCACCTTCGAGCCGCTGAAGTTCGGCGTGATGCCCGCCTCGGTACACGAGATCGAACCGGACCAGCTCATCACCCTCGAAGTGGCCGCGAAGGCCATCGACGACGCGGGTGGCCCGGACAGACTTCCGTCGGGGGAGCGGGTCGGGGTGATCCTGGGCCGGGGCGGCATCCTCAGCCCCGCCCAGGCCCGGTACGCCCAGCGGGTCCGGATGTCCAGCCAGGTCATCAGCATCCTGCGCGAACTCGTCCCGGACGTCGACCCGGCCCGGCTGGAGATGCTGCGCAAGAAGTTCGACGAGCGGCTCGGCCCGTACCAGCCGGAGGGGACCATCGGCCTGGTGCCGAACCTGGCCGCCTCCCGGGTGGCGAACCGGCTCAACCTGCGCGGCCCGGCGTACACCCTGGACGCGGCGTGCGCGTCGTCGCTGATCGCCGTCGACCAGGGCATCACCGAACTCCAGAACGGCCGGCTCGACGCGGTGCTGGCCGGGGGCGTGCACCACGTGCACGACATCAGCTTCTGGTCGGTGTTCAACCAGCTCCGGGCGCTGTCACGGCAGGGCGAGATCCGGCCGTTCGACGCGAACGCCGACGGGCTGCTGATCGGCGAGGGCACCGGCATCGTGGTGCTCAAGCGGTACGCCGACGCGCTGCGCGACGGCGACCGGGTGTACGCGGTGATCCGGGGCAGCGGGGTCTCCAGCGACGGCAAGTCGGCGAGCATGTTCAACCCGGCCGTCTCCGGTCAGGTGCTCGCCATCCAGCGTGCCTGGGCGGCGGCCGGGCTGGACCCGACCGCCCCGGACGCGGTGGGCATGCTGGAGGCGCACGGCACCGGCACCCCCACCGGGGACGCCGCCGAGCTGACCACCGTCGGGCAGACCTTCGGGGCGTACCGGGGTGGGCCGAAGCCGGTGATCGGCTCGGTGAAGTCGATGATCGGCCACACCATGCCGGCCGCCGGCATCGCCGGCCTGATCAAGTCGACGCTGGCCGTGCACCGGGGCATGCTGCTGCCCACCCTGCACTGCGACAACCCCCGGGCCGAGATGGCCGGAACCCGGTTCGCGCCGATCACCGAGGCCCGGCCGTGGGAGAGCGACGGCCCGCGTCGGGCCGCGGTGAACGCGTTCGGCTTCGGCGGGATCAACGCCCACGTGATCATCGAGCAGGTCGCCGACCGGAGCGGGGTGGCGCTGCCCGTCACCGGCCTGACCGGGGCCGGCGGGAAGGTCGTGGTGGACGAGCCGGACCAGGTGCTCTGGCTGGCCGCGCCGACCCCGGCCGCCCTCACCGAGCTGCTGGCCGCCGACGACGTGACGGTCCGCCGGCTCGGTGCCGAGCGGGCCCAGGCCGCCCCCGGCCCGGTCGGTGCCGCCGACCGGGTCCGGCTGGGCATCGTCAACCCCAGCGACAAGCTGCTCACCGTGGCCCGCAAGACGGTCGCCCGGGGGCAGGCGTGGCGGGGCGGACGGGACATCTGGTTCAGCCCGGACCCGCTGCTGGCCGGCGGCGGCAAGCTCATCTCGGTCTTTCCCGGTCTGGAGGCGGAGTTCGCGCCGCGTACCGCCGACCTGGCCGCCCACTTCGGGCTGCCGGACCGGCCCTGGTCGATGGCGGACCTCGGGCAGCACGGCGCCGGTCTGATCGAGGTCGGCAAGATGCTGCACGAGGCGCTGCGCCGGATGCGGATCGAGCCGGACGCGGTCGCCGGGCACAGCATCGGCGAGTGGACGGCCGCCGCGGTCAGCGGGCAGGCCGACGGGGCCAGCATGGACGAGTTCCTGGCCGCGTTCAGCGCCGAGTCGGTGAAGATCACCGGGTACGTCTTCGCCGCGGTCGCCACCGCCGCCGACCAGGTCACGCCCCTCCTGGGCGACTTCCCCGGGGTGGTGCTGTCGCACGACAACGCGCCGGCGCAGTGCGTGGTCAACGGGCCGGAGACCGAGGTCGACCGGCTGGTGGAGGTGCTGCGCGGGCGGAACGTGTTCTGCCAGAAGCTGCCCTTCGAGTCGGCGTTCCACACCCCGATCTTCGGGGACGGGCTCCGCTCCATCGGTGACGCGCTGGGCCGGCTGAAGGTACGGCCGAGCAACCGGCCGATCTGGTCCGGCACCCTGGCCGGGCCGTTCCCCGACGAGCCGGCCGAGATCCAGCAGGTGTTCATCCGGCACATGATGGAACCGGTCTGGTTCCGGCAGACCGTCGCCGCCATGTACGACGCCGGGTTCCGGGTCTTCCTCCAGGTCGGGGCCGGGCAGCTCGCCTCGCTCATCGACGACAACCTGCGCGGCAAGGACCACCTGGCGATCCCGGTCAATGTGGCGCACCGGGGCGGGCTCAACCAGCTCCGCCGGGTGGCGACCGCGCTCTGGGTCGAGGGCGGCGCACCGGACCTGCGGGTCCTGGACAGCACCGGTGGCCGTACCCCGGCGGCGAAGAGCACGGTGGGCAGCGGCAAGCGCGGCCCGACCATCAAGCTCGACCTCGGCGGGCCGCTGGTCCGGCTCGGCGAGGACGCGGCCGGCATGCTCGGTGTGTCCGCTGCCGGCGCCGGTCCCGCCGCGCCGGCACCGGCCGCGCCGCTCGCTGCGCAGCCGGCGGCGACCGCCCCGGTGACCGGCGAGACCGGGGCCGCGCTGGCGGCGTTGCAGCAGCTCGCCGGGCACTCCCGGGCCGCCGCGGAACTGGCCGCCCTGCTCCGGGACACCGCCCAGGGCACCGCGAACGTGCTGGCCGCGGCCGGCGGCACCGCCGCGCCGACCCGGCCCGGCACCACCCCACCCGTGCGGCCCGGTACCGCCGTGCCGAACCGGCCCGGCGTCCCGACGGCCCGGCCCGCGACCGGCGTACCGACCCGACCCGGCGTCCCGGCCGCCCCGCCCGTCCGGCCCACCGCGGCCGGCCCGGTGCCGCCCGTCCGGCCGGCCACCAGCCCGGCGGCGCCCGTCCGTCCGGGTACCGTCCCGGCGGCACCGGTCCGGCCCACGGCCGGCCCCGCCGTCCCGGCCGTCCCCGTCCGGCCGGTCGCCACGCCGGCGGCCCGGAACGTGGCCGCGCCGGCGGCGGTCGCCCGACCCGGGGCCGCGCCGGCCCGGGAGGTCGGCCGGGTCACCCTGCGCGTCTCCATCGAGACCATGCCGTACCTGCTGGACCACTGCTTCTTCGTGCAGCCGGACGACTGGCCGGACGTGGAGGACCGGTGGCCGGTGGTACCGGCGACCGCCCTGGTCCAGCACATGATGGACGCCGCCGAGCAGCTCCTGCCCGGCCAGCGGGTGATCGCCGTGCACGACGCCAAGTTCAACCGCTGGCTGATCGCCGAGCCGGCCCAGGACGTCGAGATCACCGTGCGGGAGGCCGGTGACAACCGGTACACCTGCGCGATCGGCACGTACGCCCGGGCCACCGTCGAGATGGCCGCCGGCTACCCGGCCCCGACCGAGCAGCCGTGGACGCACGACCCGGCGACCGAGCGGCCGACCACCCTGCCCGCCGACGAGATGTACGCCGAGCGGCTGATGTTCCACGGCCCGCAGTTCCAGGGCGTCACGAAGATCCACGCCATCGGCGACATGCACGTCCGGGGCGAGGTCACCGCACCGGTGCCGCCCGGCGCGCTGCTGGACAACGCGCTCCAGGTCATCGGCAACTGGCTGATCACCACCCAGCCGGTACGGACCGTGGCGCTGCCGGTCGGCCTCCGCAACGTGCAGTTCTTCGGGCCGCCCCCGCCGCCCGGTCGGGCGTTCGAGTGCGTCGCCCGGGTGCGGTCCATCGACGACGGACAGCTCGTCGCGGACACCCAGCTCAGCTACCAGGGCCGGGTGTGGGCGCAGATCAACGGCGCGGTGGACCGCCGCTTCGACAGCCACCCGCAGGCCCGGATCGCCGAACGGTTCCCGGAGAAGTACCCGATGTCGCTGTTCCAGCCGGAGGGCTGGACGATGGCCTTCGACTGCTGGACCGACCTGGTCACCCGGGGCATGGCCGCGCGCGGCATCCTCGGCGGGGCGGCCAACGCCGAGTACGAGAAGCAGCCGGCGAAGACCCGCAAGCAGTGGATGCTCGGCCGGATCGCCGCCAAGGACGCCGTCCGGTCCCGCCTCTGGGAGGACGGGCACACCGACATCTACCCGATCGAGCTGACCGTGGGCAACGACCCGGACGGTCGCCCCTTCGTCAAGGCCCGCCAGGGCCGGGGCTGGCGGGACTGCGACGTGTCGCTGGCGCACTGCCAGGAGATCGGTGTCGCCATCGCGAAGCCGCGTACCCCCGGTGAGCCGGTCGGCGGGCCGGGCGTCGGCATCGACGTCGCCGAACTGGGCGACCTGCCGGCCGGCTGTGTGCTCGACCCGGCCGAGACGGCGCTGCTGGACTCGCTGGCCGGCCGGGACGCCGCCGCCCGGCAGCTCTGGTCGACCCGGTTCCGGGCGGCCCGGGAGGCGGTCGGCAAGGCCGAGGGCGTCGGACCGGCCGGCGGGAACCGCCCGATCCGGGTGCGGTCGGCCACCGACGAGGCGTCGACCGTCGAGGTGGACGGGCGCACCTACCGGGTCGGCCACCGTGAGGTCGACAACCCGGCCGACCTGCCGCCGCGCCGCTACGTCGTCGCCTGGACCTGGGGTCCGGAGCCGGCCACCGCCCCCTCCCCGTGA
- a CDS encoding ABC transporter ATP-binding protein, whose product MPSRDGPAAVEVVDLVKRYPRSETNAVDGISFTVAPGETFGLFGPNGAGKSTTIGILTTRLRATGGRALVGGVDVSRDPVAARAQLAVVPQHNNLDRALTPRQNLLYHAAYHGVPRAEAEQRATTLLDRFGLTERADRRIEAYSGGMAQRLMIARAWMHEPAVLFLDEPTNALDPQTRMLIWSRIREMRDRGVSIVLTTHAMNDAANLVDRVGIVDQGRLLTLDTPQNLVRGLAGQAILDLTVTPAARDDADAVLDALRELDGVRKAERRPLPTGSAGGPGRGGGRLAAALAAGALGGGAGGLGGGGRAAALAALGGEGAARLAGLGGEGAARLAALARARANGDATTATLPGQPGGRGGRIRVRLHLATDPAALLGPALALLTARSAALNDIHIGEPSLEDVFIELTGRDPR is encoded by the coding sequence ATGCCCAGCAGAGACGGTCCGGCGGCGGTCGAGGTCGTCGACCTCGTCAAGCGCTATCCGCGCAGCGAGACGAACGCCGTCGACGGAATCTCGTTCACCGTCGCGCCGGGTGAGACCTTCGGGCTGTTCGGGCCGAACGGGGCCGGGAAGTCCACCACGATCGGTATCCTCACCACCCGGCTGCGGGCCACCGGTGGCCGGGCCCTGGTCGGCGGCGTCGACGTCAGCCGGGACCCGGTCGCCGCCCGCGCCCAACTGGCGGTGGTGCCCCAGCACAACAACCTGGACCGGGCGCTCACCCCCCGACAGAACCTGCTCTACCACGCCGCCTACCACGGGGTGCCCCGGGCCGAGGCCGAGCAGCGGGCGACGACGCTGCTGGACCGGTTCGGCCTCACCGAGCGCGCCGACCGGCGCATCGAGGCGTACTCGGGCGGCATGGCCCAGCGGCTGATGATCGCCCGCGCCTGGATGCACGAACCGGCGGTGCTCTTTTTGGACGAGCCGACCAACGCGCTCGACCCGCAGACCCGGATGCTGATCTGGAGCCGGATCCGGGAGATGCGCGACCGGGGCGTCTCGATCGTGCTCACCACCCACGCGATGAACGACGCCGCCAACCTGGTGGACCGGGTCGGCATCGTCGACCAGGGCAGACTGCTCACCCTGGACACCCCGCAGAACCTGGTGCGGGGGCTGGCCGGGCAGGCCATCCTGGACCTGACGGTCACCCCGGCCGCCCGCGACGACGCCGACGCGGTGCTCGACGCGCTGCGGGAGCTGGACGGCGTACGCAAGGCGGAACGCCGGCCGCTGCCCACCGGATCGGCCGGCGGCCCCGGGCGGGGCGGCGGACGCCTCGCCGCGGCCCTGGCCGCCGGCGCGCTCGGCGGCGGGGCCGGCGGTCTCGGCGGGGGCGGCCGGGCCGCCGCGCTGGCCGCGCTCGGTGGCGAGGGAGCGGCCCGCCTGGCCGGGCTGGGTGGGGAGGGAGCGGCCCGGCTGGCCGCGCTGGCCCGGGCCCGCGCCAACGGGGACGCCACCACCGCCACCCTGCCCGGACAGCCGGGCGGGCGCGGCGGCCGGATCCGGGTACGCCTGCACCTCGCCACCGACCCTGCCGCGCTGCTCGGCCCGGCGTTGGCCCTGCTCACCGCCCGGTCGGCGGCGCTCAACGACATCCACATCGGCGAACCCAGCCTGGAGGACGTCTTCATCGAACTGACCGGAAGGGACCCCCGGTGA
- a CDS encoding alpha/beta hydrolase family esterase, giving the protein MMPLTAFRGGAPAGAPGGRPRRLRSPYLLAGLLAALVGLTGTAGCTAGGDDDLPGRDGQPAPTATASRPGSDVPAGSSTHTLDVDGRERTYRLYRPASADLTAPVPLVVMLHGAAGTGEQAEEAYGWTGEADRGGFVVAFPDGVKRAWAASELCCGQPVRQGVDDVAFIEALVGTLRDRMPVDPARTYVTGISNGGLLAYRLACDTDLFAAVGAVATTLAGGCDSPEPVSVLHVHGLRDQTMPYQGGPGKRDNGGTGRNPVKIDGPPLTELMAMWREVDDCSAPKESTDGPVTRSTASCAQGRAVELITVADAGHQWPGGKSNPRAEQLLGLEPPSTALDATAEIWRFFQAHPRPAGA; this is encoded by the coding sequence ATGATGCCTTTGACTGCGTTCCGTGGTGGGGCCCCTGCGGGCGCTCCCGGTGGCCGCCCCCGTCGGCTCCGCTCCCCGTACCTGCTCGCCGGGCTGCTCGCCGCCCTGGTCGGCCTGACCGGCACGGCCGGTTGCACCGCCGGTGGTGACGACGACCTGCCCGGCCGCGACGGGCAGCCGGCCCCGACCGCCACCGCGTCCCGACCCGGCTCCGACGTGCCGGCCGGCTCCTCCACGCACACCCTCGACGTCGATGGCCGGGAACGCACCTACCGGCTGTACCGGCCGGCCTCGGCCGACCTGACCGCCCCGGTTCCGCTGGTGGTGATGCTGCACGGCGCGGCCGGCACCGGCGAACAGGCCGAGGAGGCGTACGGCTGGACCGGGGAGGCCGACCGGGGCGGTTTCGTGGTCGCCTTCCCGGACGGCGTGAAGCGGGCCTGGGCGGCCAGTGAACTCTGCTGCGGGCAGCCGGTCCGGCAGGGCGTCGACGACGTCGCCTTCATCGAGGCGCTGGTCGGCACGCTCCGCGACCGGATGCCGGTCGACCCGGCCCGCACCTACGTCACCGGGATCTCCAACGGCGGGCTGCTGGCGTACCGGCTGGCCTGCGACACCGACCTGTTCGCCGCGGTCGGCGCGGTGGCGACCACGCTGGCCGGCGGGTGTGACTCGCCGGAGCCGGTGAGCGTGCTGCACGTGCACGGCCTGCGCGACCAGACCATGCCGTACCAGGGTGGTCCGGGCAAGCGGGACAACGGCGGTACCGGCCGGAACCCGGTCAAGATCGACGGGCCGCCGTTGACCGAGCTGATGGCGATGTGGCGCGAGGTGGACGACTGTTCCGCCCCGAAGGAGAGCACCGACGGCCCGGTCACCCGTTCCACGGCGTCCTGCGCGCAGGGCCGCGCCGTCGAGCTGATCACCGTCGCCGACGCCGGCCACCAGTGGCCGGGCGGAAAGTCCAACCCCCGCGCCGAGCAGCTCCTCGGCCTCGAACCACCCTCCACCGCGCTGGACGCCACCGCCGAGATCTGGCGGTTCTTCCAGGCGCACCCCCGCCCGGCCGGCGCCTGA